Proteins encoded within one genomic window of Alteribacter populi:
- a CDS encoding YveK family protein — protein sequence MEETISLKDIFQTVKKRLGLIVAITLVAVAVSGIISYFLLTPMYQTSTQLLVNQSNEEGQAYTSGELRTNLDLINTYNVIITSPRILDPVLDELSLERSFNSLRNQISVGSDGDSQVVSIQVEDENPAMAVQIANTIALVFQEDIVDIMNVDNVSILSAAELSENPSPVSPNPTLNMAIAFVVGLMSAVGLAFLLEFLDNTIKSEDDLEDALGIPVIATIPTIDQSKAASKQLSHTRRTRNGRENIGA from the coding sequence ATGGAAGAAACGATTAGTTTAAAAGATATATTTCAAACGGTAAAGAAACGACTCGGTTTAATCGTTGCTATTACTTTAGTCGCAGTTGCAGTAAGTGGCATTATTTCATACTTTTTATTAACGCCAATGTACCAAACGTCAACGCAACTACTTGTTAACCAGTCCAATGAAGAAGGACAAGCCTATACTTCGGGAGAGCTAAGAACCAACTTAGACCTTATCAATACATATAACGTCATTATTACTTCTCCACGTATTTTAGACCCAGTATTGGATGAACTGTCATTAGAAAGATCTTTCAATTCATTAAGAAACCAGATTTCCGTAGGTAGTGATGGCGATTCCCAAGTCGTTTCGATCCAGGTAGAAGATGAGAATCCGGCTATGGCTGTGCAAATTGCGAACACGATTGCACTCGTATTTCAAGAGGATATCGTAGACATTATGAACGTCGACAACGTCTCGATTTTGTCAGCAGCAGAGCTTTCAGAAAATCCTTCTCCAGTTAGCCCGAACCCGACACTCAACATGGCGATTGCCTTTGTAGTAGGACTTATGTCTGCTGTCGGACTTGCATTCTTACTTGAGTTCTTGGATAACACGATTAAGTCAGAAGATGATTTGGAAGATGCGTTAGGTATTCCAGTCATTGCTACAATCCCAACGATTGACCAGAGTAAAGCAGCATCGAAACAGCTCTCACATACGAGACGAACAAGAAATGGACGTGAGAATATTGGCGCGTAG
- a CDS encoding sugar transferase: protein MSGKKLQSYIKRIIDIAASLIVLLVFLPLWITVAILIKVTSKGPVLFLQDRPGLNKEIFKVYKFRTMKPGSEKMVKGQEVTTDDDRVTTIGKLLRRTKIDEIPQVLNVLKGEMSLVGPRPERIASLADYDDVISKRLNMSPGMTGLAQVSGNIYLSLEDRYKFDIYYVENFSVWLDIKIILRTVGVVLLGEDRYVNKYLIDINHGTKEVAATKEETVSK, encoded by the coding sequence ATGTCAGGAAAAAAGTTACAAAGTTATATAAAACGTATAATTGATATTGCGGCTTCCTTAATAGTACTTTTAGTATTTTTACCACTGTGGATTACGGTAGCTATATTGATAAAGGTCACTTCTAAAGGGCCTGTACTTTTCTTACAAGATCGCCCTGGACTAAACAAAGAAATCTTTAAAGTTTATAAATTTCGTACGATGAAGCCAGGATCAGAGAAGATGGTTAAGGGTCAAGAAGTAACGACAGACGATGATCGTGTCACTACAATTGGAAAACTGCTTAGAAGAACAAAGATAGATGAAATCCCTCAAGTACTAAATGTGTTAAAGGGTGAAATGAGTTTAGTTGGTCCGAGACCTGAAAGGATTGCATCCCTTGCAGATTATGATGATGTAATTTCAAAAAGACTTAACATGAGTCCGGGTATGACAGGTTTAGCACAAGTGAGTGGCAATATTTATCTTTCCTTAGAAGATAGATACAAGTTTGATATTTATTATGTAGAAAATTTTAGTGTTTGGCTAGATATTAAAATAATCTTGAGAACTGTTGGCGTTGTTTTATTAGGCGAAGATAGATACGTTAACAAGTACTTAATTGATATTAATCATGGAACTAAAGAGGTAGCGGCTACTAAAGAGGAGACTGTTTCAAAATGA
- the galU gene encoding UTP--glucose-1-phosphate uridylyltransferase GalU: MQKIKKAIIPAAGLGTRFLPATKAMPKEMLPIVDKPTIQYIVEEAVKSGIEDIIIVTGKGKRAIEDHFDHAFELEQNLFEKGKTDLLEKVQYSSKMVDIHYIRQKEPKGLGHAVWCARKFIGDEPFAVLLGDDIVEAEEPCLKQLIGQYEQTLSSVIGVQTVPDSDTHRYGIVDPIEQLGRRHSVNQFVEKPPQGAAPSNLAIMGRYILTPEIFMFLDQQEKGAGGEIQLTDAIQKLNEIQRVFAYDFEGTRHDVGEKMGFVKTTVEFAMKDEALKNELIDFLEAVISSEKVKM; this comes from the coding sequence ATGCAAAAAATAAAGAAGGCGATTATACCAGCGGCTGGGTTGGGAACTAGATTTCTCCCCGCTACAAAAGCCATGCCAAAAGAAATGTTACCGATTGTCGATAAACCAACGATTCAATATATTGTAGAAGAAGCAGTTAAGTCAGGAATTGAAGATATTATTATTGTAACCGGAAAAGGCAAGCGAGCGATTGAAGATCATTTTGACCATGCCTTTGAGCTGGAGCAAAACTTGTTTGAAAAAGGGAAAACGGATCTACTGGAGAAAGTACAATATTCTTCAAAAATGGTAGATATTCATTACATCCGCCAAAAGGAGCCTAAAGGGTTAGGACATGCTGTCTGGTGTGCACGGAAGTTTATCGGAGACGAGCCTTTTGCTGTATTGCTAGGTGACGATATCGTTGAAGCTGAAGAACCTTGTTTAAAACAACTAATAGGGCAATATGAACAAACATTGTCATCAGTCATAGGCGTACAAACGGTTCCAGACAGTGATACACATCGTTATGGAATTGTAGACCCAATCGAACAGCTAGGAAGAAGGCATAGTGTCAACCAGTTCGTAGAAAAGCCACCTCAAGGAGCAGCACCGTCAAACCTTGCGATTATGGGAAGATACATTTTAACACCTGAAATTTTCATGTTTCTCGACCAACAGGAAAAAGGAGCAGGCGGAGAAATTCAACTAACCGATGCCATTCAGAAGTTAAACGAAATTCAGCGTGTGTTTGCCTATGATTTTGAAGGAACAAGGCATGATGTTGGAGAAAAGATGGGATTTGTGAAGACGACCGTTGAATTTGCTATGAAGGATGAAGCTCTTAAAAATGAATTAATTGATTTTTTGGAAGCTGTTATTAGTAGTGAGAAGGTAAAAATGTAG
- a CDS encoding CpsD/CapB family tyrosine-protein kinase, with translation MDVRILARRKNKKNQLTDKQRSLITQYDPKSPAAEQFRTLRTNIQFASVDKEIRTIMITSSTPGEGKSTAIANLGVVLAQQQKRVLLIDSDLRKPTVHFTFQLPNQMGLTNVLTRQSSFEEAVIETPVPFLEVLPSGPVPPNPSELAGSKAMKDLLSKVKDTYDYILLDAPPVNVVTDPQILSNQCDGVILVVRSGKTEEDAGKKAVDSLKKANANILGAVLNDRDMKETNYYYYYAEK, from the coding sequence ATGGACGTGAGAATATTGGCGCGTAGAAAAAATAAAAAAAATCAGCTAACGGATAAACAAAGAAGTCTCATTACCCAATACGATCCGAAATCACCTGCAGCTGAGCAATTCCGGACGTTACGTACAAATATTCAGTTTGCAAGTGTCGATAAAGAAATACGCACGATTATGATCACTTCTTCTACACCTGGTGAAGGCAAGTCAACCGCAATTGCCAACCTTGGTGTTGTTCTCGCGCAACAGCAAAAGCGTGTTCTACTCATTGATTCAGACTTAAGAAAACCGACTGTTCACTTTACGTTTCAGCTACCGAATCAAATGGGGCTCACAAATGTATTAACAAGACAAAGCAGCTTTGAAGAAGCGGTTATTGAGACACCCGTTCCGTTTTTAGAAGTACTGCCTTCAGGCCCGGTACCACCGAATCCGAGTGAATTAGCCGGTTCAAAAGCGATGAAAGACCTATTAAGTAAAGTGAAAGACACCTATGATTACATTTTACTAGACGCTCCTCCAGTGAATGTCGTAACAGATCCGCAAATTTTATCGAATCAATGTGATGGCGTTATTTTAGTCGTACGTAGTGGAAAAACAGAAGAAGACGCTGGTAAGAAGGCGGTTGACTCGCTAAAGAAAGCCAATGCGAATATTCTAGGTGCCGTATTAAATGACCGTGACATGAAAGAAACGAATTATTACTATTATTATGCCGAAAAATAA
- a CDS encoding glycosyltransferase family 4 protein encodes MGEINSNKNIWVFHHYATPPTMNGFTRPYNFAINMNSENYKTTVFAASYLHFSDINLINDGKPFTVEDHSDVSFVFVKTPSSSKNTLARVKNMAAYYKNLHSVAKSYSKQYGKPDLIIASSPHPLAMIAGIKISKKLSVPCVCEVRDLWPEAIFAFGKTKESTPLGRLLIAGEHWIYKNADALVFLKEGDTDYLKDRKWTTVQGGDIDLDKCHYINNGVNIETFNRQIDNNALEDQDLMSGKFNVVYTGAIRHINNVGNILDAAKLLKDQKNIQFLIYGDGNQLAMLKQRVTDEGLTNVKMKGYVDKKFMPYVLSKSSVNILNYSQTKYNWTRGNSSNKLFEYMASGKPIISTVKMGYCPLERYECGLSLEKDTPDELANAIMRIYEMPKETYNRISQNAKNGAEHYDYKVLTKNLISVTENLRS; translated from the coding sequence ATGGGGGAAATAAACAGTAATAAAAATATTTGGGTTTTTCATCATTATGCAACGCCGCCAACAATGAATGGTTTTACGAGACCATACAACTTTGCAATAAATATGAATTCAGAAAACTATAAGACTACAGTATTTGCAGCATCATACCTTCACTTTTCAGATATTAATTTAATCAATGATGGTAAACCTTTTACCGTAGAAGACCATTCAGATGTTTCTTTTGTATTTGTGAAGACTCCATCTTCTTCAAAAAACACATTGGCAAGAGTGAAGAATATGGCAGCTTATTATAAAAATCTACACAGTGTTGCAAAAAGCTATTCTAAACAATATGGTAAGCCTGATTTAATTATTGCATCATCTCCTCATCCATTAGCTATGATTGCAGGCATTAAGATTTCAAAGAAGCTTAGTGTTCCTTGTGTTTGCGAGGTGCGAGATTTATGGCCAGAGGCAATATTTGCTTTTGGAAAAACAAAGGAAAGTACCCCCTTAGGAAGGTTACTAATAGCTGGAGAACATTGGATCTATAAAAATGCAGACGCATTAGTTTTCTTGAAAGAAGGCGACACGGATTACCTTAAAGATAGAAAATGGACTACAGTACAAGGTGGAGATATTGATCTCGATAAATGTCATTATATAAATAATGGTGTAAATATTGAAACGTTTAATAGACAAATTGATAATAATGCTTTAGAAGATCAAGACTTAATGAGTGGGAAGTTTAATGTAGTCTACACGGGAGCCATACGTCACATTAATAATGTGGGAAATATCCTAGATGCTGCAAAGTTATTGAAAGATCAAAAAAATATTCAATTTTTAATATATGGTGATGGTAATCAGTTAGCAATGTTAAAGCAACGTGTTACTGACGAAGGATTGACTAACGTTAAAATGAAGGGGTATGTAGATAAAAAGTTTATGCCTTACGTACTGAGTAAATCCTCAGTAAATATATTGAATTATTCACAAACAAAATATAATTGGACTAGAGGCAACAGTTCAAACAAATTGTTTGAATACATGGCGTCAGGAAAACCTATTATTTCTACTGTGAAAATGGGTTATTGTCCTTTGGAGAGGTATGAGTGTGGGTTGTCATTAGAAAAAGATACACCTGATGAATTGGCTAACGCTATTATGCGTATCTATGAAATGCCCAAAGAAACCTACAATAGGATAAGTCAAAATGCTAAGAATGGTGCGGAACATTATGATTATAAAGTCTTAACTAAAAATTTAATTTCAGTAACGGAGAATTTAAGATCATGA
- a CDS encoding NAD-dependent epimerase/dehydratase family protein, producing MKKVLVTGVNSYIGTSFKKWVSQYPDKYIVESISLRDERWKGHSFKGYDVVFHTAAIVHVKENETDHYYKVNRDLTLELAKKAKKEGVKQFIFLSTMGVYGTETGHITNSTIPVPKTPYAKSKYEAEQLLEKLGDQGFLIAILRPPIVYGRNCPGNYTRLATLALKAPFFPNIDNERSMIYIDNLSEFIRVLIDHQVGGLYFPQNKDYVNTTELVKAIAEAHGKTLKVTSIFNWAVSKGLKQSETFRKVFGSFVYDKEMAGSPSTVMNGEIIEYETVSFEESIIATGKNIGD from the coding sequence ATGAAAAAAGTACTTGTAACTGGTGTTAATAGTTATATAGGTACGTCGTTTAAAAAATGGGTTTCGCAATATCCTGATAAATATATAGTAGAGTCAATTAGTTTGCGAGACGAACGGTGGAAAGGACACTCATTTAAAGGTTATGATGTAGTCTTTCACACTGCTGCAATTGTTCATGTTAAAGAAAATGAAACGGATCATTATTATAAAGTGAATAGGGATCTCACTTTAGAGTTGGCTAAGAAAGCCAAAAAAGAAGGAGTAAAACAGTTTATATTTTTAAGTACGATGGGAGTTTATGGTACTGAGACAGGACACATAACAAATAGCACTATTCCTGTACCAAAGACACCTTATGCCAAGTCAAAATATGAAGCTGAGCAACTCCTTGAAAAACTAGGGGATCAGGGCTTTCTCATTGCAATCTTAAGACCACCAATTGTATATGGAAGGAATTGTCCAGGCAACTATACCAGACTTGCAACCTTGGCTTTAAAAGCACCTTTCTTTCCTAACATTGATAATGAGCGTAGCATGATATATATAGATAATTTATCTGAATTCATACGAGTATTAATCGATCATCAAGTCGGTGGGTTATATTTTCCTCAAAATAAGGATTATGTTAATACGACCGAGTTAGTAAAAGCTATTGCAGAAGCTCATGGGAAAACCTTAAAAGTAACAAGCATTTTCAATTGGGCTGTTTCAAAAGGCCTTAAACAGTCAGAGACATTTAGGAAGGTCTTTGGCTCTTTTGTTTATGATAAAGAGATGGCTGGAAGTCCAAGTACCGTGATGAACGGTGAGATTATAGAATACGAGACAGTATCATTTGAAGAATCGATTATAGCTACAGGAAAGAATATAGGTGATTAA
- a CDS encoding LCP family protein, whose amino-acid sequence MKKFLLISGLIVFILVGSIAGYGFYMYKSVQDTVDNRMHVSSDREKSERRELEVDIEEQEPLSFLLLGVDTDDNRTDSGRTDTLMVVTVNPADESMKMLSIPRDTRTEMVGRGVDDKINHAYAFGGADMAMATVENFLDIPIDYFMTINMDGFKDIVDALGGVTVENTFAFNQSGHQFAEGPIELGGDEALAYTRMRKNDPRGDLGRNERQREVVDAIINEGAQFSSVTKAGEILDALGNNVSTDLSFDKMVTIQSNYRSARHNSETLEIDGSGSRIDNIYYYIVSEDERSRVSGELRTHLGLDDDEQVVMNEDEDEES is encoded by the coding sequence ATGAAAAAATTCTTATTAATTAGTGGCCTTATTGTTTTTATTCTTGTTGGTTCCATCGCAGGCTATGGTTTTTATATGTATAAAAGCGTTCAAGATACCGTCGATAATCGCATGCATGTTTCGAGTGACCGAGAAAAGTCGGAGAGGCGCGAGCTTGAGGTTGACATTGAAGAACAAGAACCTCTTTCCTTCCTATTATTAGGCGTCGACACCGATGATAATCGCACGGATAGCGGCCGCACAGATACGCTCATGGTCGTCACAGTGAACCCAGCAGACGAGTCGATGAAAATGTTGAGTATCCCTCGAGATACGCGCACAGAAATGGTCGGACGCGGGGTTGATGACAAAATCAATCACGCATATGCGTTCGGCGGAGCAGATATGGCGATGGCCACTGTCGAGAACTTCCTTGATATTCCAATCGATTACTTTATGACCATTAATATGGATGGCTTTAAAGATATCGTCGATGCCCTCGGCGGTGTGACGGTGGAGAATACCTTTGCGTTCAACCAAAGTGGACATCAGTTTGCAGAAGGTCCGATTGAGCTAGGTGGAGATGAAGCTTTAGCCTACACTCGGATGAGAAAAAATGACCCACGCGGCGACCTCGGGCGTAACGAACGCCAAAGAGAAGTGGTCGATGCGATCATTAACGAAGGCGCTCAATTCTCATCTGTTACAAAAGCAGGCGAGATTCTTGATGCGCTAGGGAATAACGTGAGTACCGATCTATCGTTTGATAAAATGGTCACAATCCAATCAAACTACCGCAGCGCGCGTCACAACTCAGAGACGTTGGAGATTGACGGATCGGGCAGCAGAATCGATAACATCTATTATTACATCGTGAGCGAGGACGAACGCTCGAGAGTGTCAGGTGAATTGCGCACCCACCTTGGCTTGGACGATGATGAGCAAGTTGTGATGAATGAGGATGAAGACGAAGAGTCATAA
- a CDS encoding formyltransferase family protein: protein MKKKIAFATCVQLGLSCIEEIYRIGGSLDLIITLKDEKAKNKSGRIYLDEIANEQNAPLLKIDNINDQEVLSALKEHQIDWLFIIGWSQIAKKEVLETPTYGCIGMHPTLLPVGRGRAAIPWAIIKGLKETGVTMFKLDEGVDTGDIIGQGVIILDQNTTATELYQNVDDMHITLIGNHWDDIVNNNITLTKQNDTDATEWSGRKPEDGEILSSMTMDEADKLIRAVTHPYPGAFYNDGNSIIRIWSAKTDKNDGGIKLSDGYLIPIDYEVEGS, encoded by the coding sequence GTGAAGAAAAAAATTGCATTTGCAACTTGTGTACAATTAGGACTAAGTTGTATTGAAGAAATATACCGTATTGGTGGGAGTCTTGATTTAATAATTACTCTTAAAGATGAAAAAGCGAAGAATAAGTCTGGAAGAATTTATTTAGATGAAATTGCAAACGAACAAAATGCCCCCCTCTTGAAAATTGATAATATCAACGATCAAGAGGTTCTTAGTGCTTTAAAAGAACACCAAATTGATTGGCTGTTTATTATTGGTTGGTCCCAAATTGCTAAGAAAGAAGTACTGGAAACACCTACGTATGGTTGCATCGGTATGCACCCTACTTTATTGCCAGTTGGAAGAGGAAGAGCGGCAATACCTTGGGCTATTATTAAAGGGTTGAAAGAAACAGGTGTAACTATGTTTAAGTTGGATGAAGGTGTCGATACAGGGGATATTATTGGTCAAGGGGTTATTATATTAGACCAGAATACTACAGCAACTGAGCTTTATCAAAATGTGGACGATATGCACATTACTCTTATCGGAAATCATTGGGATGATATCGTAAATAATAATATTACACTTACAAAGCAAAATGACACGGATGCTACTGAATGGTCGGGGAGGAAGCCAGAGGATGGTGAGATTTTAAGTAGCATGACTATGGACGAAGCTGATAAATTGATCAGAGCTGTTACACACCCGTATCCAGGAGCCTTTTATAATGATGGAAATAGCATAATTAGAATATGGTCAGCAAAAACAGATAAAAACGATGGTGGAATAAAACTTAGTGATGGGTATTTAATTCCTATTGATTATGAAGTTGAGGGATCGTAA
- a CDS encoding nucleoside-diphosphate sugar epimerase/dehydratase yields the protein MGYKQRLGLLVSVDSLIVVFSIYFGYWLLVSTTNMFPTAIIVSSIALFIAHHVFAHLFKLYKRVWQYASIQELLAIFAAVSLSVAAVGVIQLIGYQTVFARTLLVTWMLHILLIGASRFSWRMYRDAKMKGNKDKKRTLIIGAGNGGSLVARQLMNSERSELYPVAFIDDDFTKQNLEIMSIPVIGRTKDIGEVVKSKNIEHVIIAIPSMTKSELNQIFTECSKTKVKTQIMPSVEDIMSGRVSVNQIRDVQVEDLLGREPVELDTKQIGQKLTGSTVLVTGAGGSIGSEICRQVCAFEPEKLILVGHGENSIYSIEMELKGTFPHIQLETEIADVQDAIRIKSVMKKYYPNVVYHAAAHKHVPLMEKNPHEAVKNNVIGTKNTAVAADEAGVASFVMVSTDKAVNPTSVMGATKRIAEMVVQHMDMVSETKFVAVRFGNVLGSRGSVIPLFKKQIEAGGPVTVTDPEMTRYFMTIPEASRLVLQAGSLAEGGEVFVLDMGEPVKIVDLAKNLIRLSGFSEDEIEIKYSGMRPGEKLFEELLGKDEVHDEQIYPMIYRGKTPSVNVDVVYELIHQFESYPKTNLRERTLDIAHFRLTTAKSLSLVK from the coding sequence TTGGGTTATAAACAACGGTTAGGCCTTTTAGTGAGTGTTGATTCATTAATCGTAGTTTTTTCTATTTATTTTGGTTATTGGTTGCTCGTCTCGACGACGAATATGTTTCCTACTGCAATTATCGTAAGCTCAATCGCTTTATTTATTGCCCATCATGTTTTTGCACATCTATTTAAACTTTATAAAAGAGTATGGCAATATGCGAGTATTCAAGAGCTTTTGGCTATTTTTGCAGCTGTAAGTCTTTCTGTTGCAGCTGTGGGGGTTATTCAATTAATTGGCTATCAAACGGTCTTTGCAAGAACGTTACTCGTTACGTGGATGCTACATATTCTGTTAATCGGTGCATCAAGGTTTTCTTGGAGAATGTACCGGGATGCGAAGATGAAAGGAAATAAAGATAAAAAGCGAACCTTAATTATTGGTGCCGGTAACGGAGGGTCACTTGTTGCACGCCAGCTGATGAACAGTGAAAGATCGGAGCTTTATCCGGTTGCTTTTATTGATGATGATTTTACTAAGCAAAATTTAGAAATCATGTCGATTCCGGTTATTGGGCGTACAAAGGATATTGGAGAAGTCGTTAAATCAAAGAATATTGAACACGTTATAATTGCGATTCCATCCATGACAAAGTCAGAGCTGAATCAAATTTTCACAGAATGCTCAAAAACAAAAGTGAAAACGCAAATTATGCCTTCTGTTGAGGATATTATGTCTGGACGTGTATCTGTAAATCAAATCCGTGATGTACAGGTGGAGGACCTTTTAGGACGAGAACCGGTAGAGCTTGACACAAAACAGATCGGTCAAAAGCTAACGGGAAGTACAGTACTGGTAACGGGTGCAGGTGGCTCGATTGGTTCGGAAATCTGTCGACAAGTTTGTGCATTTGAGCCAGAAAAGCTTATTTTGGTAGGGCATGGTGAAAATAGCATTTACAGTATCGAAATGGAACTGAAAGGAACGTTTCCACATATCCAATTAGAGACTGAAATCGCCGACGTACAAGACGCAATCCGTATAAAATCAGTCATGAAAAAATATTACCCTAATGTTGTCTATCATGCAGCTGCCCATAAGCACGTGCCATTAATGGAGAAAAACCCACATGAGGCCGTTAAAAACAACGTCATTGGTACGAAAAATACCGCTGTAGCAGCGGATGAAGCAGGAGTTGCGTCATTCGTCATGGTCTCCACTGATAAAGCCGTTAACCCTACGAGCGTCATGGGAGCGACAAAGCGCATTGCGGAAATGGTCGTACAGCATATGGACATGGTTAGTGAGACCAAATTTGTTGCTGTGCGTTTTGGTAATGTTCTCGGTAGTAGGGGAAGTGTCATTCCGCTTTTTAAAAAGCAGATTGAAGCTGGTGGTCCTGTGACTGTTACTGATCCAGAAATGACGCGGTATTTTATGACCATTCCGGAGGCTTCGAGGTTAGTCCTTCAAGCTGGATCTCTTGCAGAAGGTGGAGAGGTTTTTGTCCTAGATATGGGAGAGCCAGTTAAGATTGTCGATTTAGCAAAGAACTTAATTCGATTATCCGGCTTTTCAGAGGACGAGATTGAAATTAAGTACTCCGGAATGAGACCGGGTGAAAAGCTGTTTGAGGAGCTGCTCGGGAAAGACGAGGTTCATGACGAGCAAATATATCCGATGATTTATCGAGGGAAGACGCCAAGTGTGAATGTAGACGTTGTATATGAGCTCATTCATCAATTTGAAAGTTATCCAAAAACGAACTTACGTGAAAGAACATTAGATATCGCTCATTTTAGATTAACGACAGCCAAATCGTTAAGTTTGGTTAAGTAG
- a CDS encoding tyrosine-protein phosphatase → MIDLHSHILPNIDDGSSSEAEAITLAEMAVAEGITKIVATPHHKNNKYENKKSTIIEAVNTLNHTLNEVDINLEVLPGQENRIYGELIGDFHNGEILPLNESKYLFIELPSSHIPRFTKQLLFDIQLEGMQPIIVHPERNQEIMKHPDRLYELVKNGTLTQVTAGSVAGKFGKKIKKFSEELIEANLTHFVASDAHDTVKRPFNMREAYEQIEQEFGIDTVYLFQENAELVIENQQVMIEPPNKVKQKKFFGLF, encoded by the coding sequence ATGATTGATCTCCACTCACATATATTACCAAATATAGATGACGGCTCCTCAAGCGAAGCCGAAGCTATTACATTAGCTGAAATGGCAGTTGCTGAGGGGATAACTAAAATCGTAGCGACACCACATCATAAAAATAACAAATATGAAAACAAGAAATCTACGATAATCGAAGCTGTTAATACTTTGAATCACACATTAAACGAAGTGGATATTAACCTTGAAGTATTACCCGGCCAGGAAAATCGTATCTATGGCGAACTGATCGGTGATTTTCACAATGGAGAGATACTGCCTCTTAACGAGAGCAAGTATCTTTTTATTGAACTTCCGTCATCACATATTCCAAGATTTACAAAACAACTGTTATTTGACATCCAGCTAGAAGGCATGCAGCCGATCATCGTTCACCCAGAACGAAACCAAGAAATTATGAAACACCCAGATCGACTCTATGAACTTGTTAAAAACGGAACGTTAACACAAGTAACAGCTGGAAGTGTTGCAGGAAAGTTTGGGAAAAAGATCAAGAAGTTCTCTGAAGAGCTAATCGAGGCGAACTTGACTCACTTTGTTGCAAGTGATGCCCATGACACCGTGAAGCGGCCTTTTAACATGAGAGAAGCTTATGAACAGATTGAACAAGAGTTTGGCATTGACACAGTCTATCTGTTTCAAGAGAATGCAGAATTGGTTATTGAAAATCAACAAGTGATGATTGAACCACCAAATAAGGTGAAACAGAAGAAGTTTTTTGGGTTGTTTTAA
- a CDS encoding PIG-L deacetylase family protein — translation MSYLVVIAHPDDEVLGAGATMYKLAQEGHSVNVCILSGDVNARNFRPSTEELNEDVNSSMNILGVDRVITGEFPNIGFNMVPHLKLVQFIENAIIETGADVIFTHHPADLNNDHLHTSLACQAASRLFQRRSDVKPLKELLFMEVPSSTEWGLNKTMNQFSPNTFIEVGEDSVDKKIEALARYRGVMRDYPHPRSNEAIKGLAAYRGGQAGMVYAEAFESVFRRGF, via the coding sequence ATGTCATATTTAGTTGTTATTGCACATCCAGATGATGAAGTTTTAGGAGCAGGTGCTACAATGTATAAGTTAGCGCAGGAAGGGCATTCCGTAAATGTCTGTATCCTTTCAGGTGATGTTAATGCTAGAAATTTTAGACCAAGTACTGAAGAATTAAATGAAGATGTAAATAGTTCAATGAATATTTTAGGTGTTGATAGAGTCATTACTGGTGAATTTCCGAACATTGGGTTTAACATGGTCCCACATTTAAAACTTGTACAGTTTATTGAAAATGCAATTATTGAAACTGGTGCGGATGTAATTTTTACACATCATCCAGCGGATTTAAATAACGATCACTTACACACTTCTCTGGCTTGCCAAGCGGCATCAAGGTTATTCCAACGAAGAAGTGATGTTAAACCTTTAAAAGAACTACTCTTTATGGAAGTACCATCATCTACAGAATGGGGACTAAATAAAACAATGAATCAATTTTCACCAAACACTTTTATTGAAGTTGGTGAAGACAGTGTTGATAAAAAGATAGAAGCTCTAGCACGGTATCGTGGAGTAATGAGAGATTATCCTCATCCTAGAAGTAATGAGGCAATCAAAGGCTTAGCTGCTTACCGTGGTGGACAAGCAGGGATGGTTTATGCTGAGGCTTTTGAAAGTGTATTTAGACGGGGATTCTAG